One region of Paralichthys olivaceus isolate ysfri-2021 chromosome 12, ASM2471397v2, whole genome shotgun sequence genomic DNA includes:
- the LOC109628029 gene encoding saposin-C-like, translating to MTMSPVFSIALLLLSAAVVESSVEQTEEDDFTSQLKLHVRKRATHHEEQILRNGAFPGSCRACTFVVTKVKKWLGKDSSKEKIDRLLNKACNGIKCKLICQACNKIIGHFKRKLIDSIAHHENPKAICVKAKLCKK from the exons ATGACCATGAGTCCTGTTTTCAGCATCgctcttctcctgctctctgcag cTGTTGTTGAATCTTCGGTGGAACAAACAGAAGAGGATGATTTTACCTCCCAGTTAAAACTTCATGTGAGAAAAAGAGCAACACATCATGAGGAGCAG ATTTTGCGGAATGGAGCATTTCCTGGTTCCTGCAGAGCCTGTACGTTTGTTGTGACCAAAGTAAAGAAGTGGCTGGGCAAAGACAGTTCAAAG GAAAAAATTGACAGGCTGCTGAACAAGGCCTGCAATGGAATCAAATGTAAACTCATTTGCCAGGCCTGCAACAAGATCATTGggcatttcaaaagaaaactgaTTGACTCCATCGCCCACCATGAGAATCCCAAGGCCATTTGTGTGAAAGCGAAACTCtgcaaaaagtaa